The DNA sequence AAATTCCAATCAAAGACGACCCATGCTTAAAAGCTTTGATCATAATTCACAGTGAACGTTGTATTTTCCGCACCTGAAGCAGGTAGTGATATAGTGGTATCTTTACTTGAAGACGAAGTCTTTATATCATTACTATTTTGTTCTCTAATCTTAAGGTCCATAAAATCTGAAATCAAGCCTGGTTTTGTTAGGTTACTTTCATCGACATCCATTTCTCCCGTGAGCATCTTGACAACACAGGACATGGATGGTCGAATCTTCGGATTACTCTGAGTGCAAAGAAGGCCAATCTTGAGAAACTTACAAGCCTCCTCGGCGTCAAATTCCCCGTTTAGTGATATATCCACCAGCTCTATCAATTCCCTTCGCTCGTAAAGTTCCCATGTCTGTAAGGAATGAATCTTGAGTTAGAGTCGGCCTTAAAGTTCCCATGTTACGGTTATGCAATGCAATTTCTAAGGATGTCAGGCTGAAAAGTATATATGAGAAACGCTTTCCCAGATTATGAGAAACTCAGACTCGGAACAAAGATTTTCATGCCGAGAATGGAAACAAATCTATTCGAGAAAATCTAAGGTACcaacacttttattaaaatctgGCCAGCACTTTACCAGCAAAAGAAAAGTGAGCAGTCTCACACTATTAGatgtaatctcacaccattaaaaatactatgatggctaattgatggctacaaatcacaaaacCTGCTGGCTCCATAGCACTCCTCAATATATTCTACAAAAAAACTTTGATATATTTAGCCCTATGACTCAGACAAATTGTCAACAACTCACGTTTTATAAAGCTTTTAATATgtcagcactttaatttcagTCATAATTTAAGATCATTAAGATCATTCTTTATATCCCCGCAGCAAAAGAAACTACTATTTTGTCGAAACAACAAGTATTCTATCAGAAGCAATTCTGTTTTGAGTATTATAGATTTTTGTAGGAGGCATAGATCTCCAAATAATGATTCCTCCATACTAAAGGCTCGAACTTAGGTTTGGCCACTATTTAGGGAGAAAGTTACTTGCCAACTGCTTTTAACTTCAAGTCAAATTGAGCAAACACAATATAACATGAACCACTCCTCGAAAAATACTCGTGCTAATATGCTATTAACCAGAGACACTGaatgattttatatttaatagtTCAAACAGATGACAGTTGAAGAAACAAAGTGATTGTTACTTGTTAATACGGAAGGGCATAGTTCCCATAGTCATCTGATAGGGAACAGCAAGGCAAAGATTTGAAAGCGTATgtaaggaaaaaagaaaagggtaAAATAGGGAATGTCTCCTCAAAGCCATGCGGGCTAGAGTGTAACAAACTTAGGTGAACTGAAGGCCATATGGGGGCCATTTGAGTGGGAGAGCTACTGAGTGCTCTGTACTTGGCTCTTGAACATTTTGGCTTATTCTGAGATTTTCCACTTATCAATATGATACccttctttctctatttttcctATCTCTGCATTACTATGTTCTATCATCATCTTTCATATAATATGAGTTTCAGGTCACAATGCAGCTGAATATAATGGGTCCAATATGTCAATAAATGTTTCTATGAAGCCGGAAGTgatgttagaatcattatcttACCGGCAAGAGTAACATAACTTTCATGATTTGTATGATATGAAGACAATAAATTATTTGGTTTTATTCCCCTCTTACAATGTATATTCGAGCACATGCACAAGTAAAAACTACAAACATATAGCACATACATACCGTTTCAAGAATATACTGATTCCCTTTCGGTAACAGTGTGTTTGTATTACTTCTCCCACTGATTATCTCCACAATGAGGACACCAAAACTGTAAATATCTGCTTTCCGTGTCAGCTGCCCCCTGATTGCATATTCCGGTGCCAAATAACCTCTGAAATAATGCAAACAGCcataaattcataaaaaataatttgttgaaGAGAGATAACAGAAATATTTAGACAGGGAAAGCAAAGATTTCAAGTCAGTACAGGAAAGGTAATCAATGAATGAAATGAAcattatataaaataacattCTGAAGAAAATATGCATGCCTCCTGTAAAAACAATTCAGTTTAGCATCGGCGTTAATGATCTCAATCATGTTTTGAGCGATACATGAAATTAATACCAGCAGTTAAGAAGCCCCACACTCCAGAGAAAGGGACAAAGTGGAAAAATGTGTTGACACATATTTGTAAATTCAACTAATTTTGCTTAGCTGTACAGAGTGATACGGGAGGCTATATTTTCAAGTTGTTTTTGAAGAATTTAAGCCTCTACAATATGCAGGAACTTGCTTTTCAATTTCATGCTTGCTCTGTGCTTTCATCTTTCTCATATGAACCACACTGGTTCATCTTGCACGTGTTAACACTTAATCATACATTAAGTTTCATCCATTTTCTGGTTGTGGTTTCTGACAACAGCCAACTTTTATGTCAGTTCTCAAACTACAAATTCATGCACAACATTGACTAAGTCAAAGCAGTTTAGTATGTTACCATGAAAACATTGAGCaaagaaaatatgatataaattataaacttTAATTAGTGCATATGTCAAATAGTGTTAAAGTTGCATTGGCTAGAAAGATAAGCAAATTGAGAAATTGATGTGGATGAAGAAAGATCAAGTCTTGCTACTGCATTatcaatagaaaataaaaataatataacttTCTGTACAAGCTTTATTAGAATACTTACATTGTTCCCGCTACTCGTGTGCTGACATGAGTCATGTACGAAGGAATAAGCTTTGCAAGACCGAAATCTGAAATCTTGGGTGAGAGGTCCTTGTCGAGGAGAATATTACTTGCTTTTATATCCCTATGAACAATATGTGGTGTTACTTCCTCATGAAGAAAGGCAAGACCTCGAGCCACCCCAATGCATATCCGAGTTCGAGTTCGCCAATTAAAATAGACATTACTGTGACCTCCACCTTCAAGTAAAACAAAAATTGTTTATCGAAAAAGAATAAGGGTAAGGTTTAGGAAACAAAGACTAGCTAGCATAAAAAATTGAAGTTCTACTATAGCAATAAAACAAATCCTTTTCATCATTCCGAGGAAAACTCggtaaagaaaaaaatggagcAAATTGAGTTACATTGATTGAGAGGTGGCACTAGCTATCATCTCCCAAGTTCGAAACTAATCATCGAGAAATAAAACAACAATAGAcgtgaaaataaaaattttacctAGAAGGGTTTGTGCAAGACTGTTGTTCTCAAGGTAATTGTAGACTAATATTCTCTGATTTCCTTCCACACAACAACCATATAACTCAACCAAATTTTCATGCTGTATTTCCGAGAACACATTAATCTCTGTCAAGAATTCCTTCACCCCTTGTCTTGATTCATCTGACAGAACTTTTATAGCTGCAACTTTTCCATCTTTTAACAATCCCTGAAAATATCGGAAAGTGAAAAAAAACTGCAAATTGACATGGTGATGCAAGTAGTACATGATAGCGGATTAGCTTTACCTTGTAGACAGAACCAAAACCACCCTCCCCAATTTTATTGCTTGGACTGAAATTGTCAGAGGCAAGTTTTAGTTCCTTGTAGGAATATAATCTCACATTTTGAATGCCTGAAAGTTCTGTTCACAAATGTATTCAGTTAAAATCTGTAACTGGATTTTGCTCCTTGGGATATATCAAATGTCATAATTCTTGTCTACAACCATATCCAATATaatattaatcaaatttaacaaatttaaaCAAACTCAAGTTCATATTATCTACTGTTATCTTCTTTAACACGTAGCCAAGTTACCTTCATCAATATCTGGATCTCGTTTTGGTGCCGAAGTTGTCTTCCTACCAAATATGAAAGGTAAACAGGTCATGACAGAATGCAATACCCAATATCACCTGTTTGAATCATAAAACAGCGTCAAATTCTTTAAGCAATATAAAGTTGGACAAGTGAAAAATAATCCCGAAATTTCTAGTGTCAGCAGAGCAGAATAAAGATTTCATGGTTCAAAGTTCAAACATTCTCAGGGACGCTtgaatgaaattgaaagaaagtaCCAAAATAAAATGTTGAAAAAGAAGCAGAATCTACTATTCGGTTACTTAGGATGAGATCAGAATCATATATTCCATTTCAAGATATGCGAATTTAACTGATCTGACCAATGTGTATATAGAAAATAGTTTCAACATTTTTTATAAGATGTGAGCATGACCCATTAtgtataaaacaaataaaaaatactattaaatACAAAACAAGAGAATACCAATGAAATTGATAAAAGCCACAAACTCTCTTCAGTTATGAATTAAtttatgcaatttttttttttcacgcCGCGGCAATTCTAGTTATCTCGAACtaataatttcaattttccgAATATTTTCCACAAAATATTGTTCCTTAAAAGACCgcaatataaaaattaaaactattcTTATGATTTGCATTAGTCACTAACACTAAATGATAATTGGaaacaacacaaaaaaaaaaaagaaaagtaaataaaaagaaagtagAACATGACGAAACAGTTAATgatggaaaaaaaaaacgagTAACAGAAAGATGAGCTGTAAAAGTAAGGGAGGCAAGCAACAAAATCCACAATTGGTCAGTGACTAGgaataaacaaagaaagagaaaggAGCATAATAAAGTGGGCAAGAAGATTGAAACAAACCTTAGAAGCTGACTGAAAGAAGAATGGGTAGTAAAGATAcaaagataaagaaagaaatgagGAAGCAGAAAGATGAGAGAGATGAAATTGATGAAGAGAGTGCGCAATCTGTGAATAATTAATAGTCAACGGAGGGCGTATAAGGAGACGTGTCTTTGATGTGAATCACTGTAACGTCCCTCCATTTGACTAGATTCCAATGCAAACATCCGAAGTTGGTTAATTACGCGAGAATGAATTccttcactttttttttttttttcacaatttaAGGAGTATAGTATggcttttattaattttataaataaaataaaaaaaatataagagtgtcatttttgttaattttataaatttgacaaaaaaatataaaaaaattaaaaaaatagatattatattttatttttttaattattaaaaaaattgaaagaatttattttttaatgaggTCAGATTATATTTTACAACtttattagtaattttattagTTATAGACTAATATATTGGTATCTACTTCGAACGGATATTTGTAGTAgatttttttcattcttttcgTGTGTTTCGGAtgaacaacacaagataaagTTTTGGGAagatctagagagtttggttcaaggcatacctttgggagataagattttcttaggaggagatttaaatggccatgttgggagagaaatgactggatatgggagtattcacggagaccatggtttcggggtgatcaatgacgagggtaaaactattttggacttttcatcaacctttgatcttctcatcgcaaatacatgttttaaaaagagagacgaacatcttataacctataagagtggcatgacaagctctcaaatcgacttcttcttgttgaggagagtcgaccgaaaattttacattaactgtaaaattatcccaggagagagtttgacaacacaacatagggtgctcgtcatggattttcgCGTTGAGAAAAAGTTGAGAAAAATACAtcatacgaagaacccaaggacgaggtggtggcggatgaaaggtgaggaacaaagaagcttcctaagacgggtaggagaagaggcaaagtgggatgggaatggaagcgtggaagagatgtggagggagatggcagaagttattagaagaacagcaaaagaaagttttggtgaatctaaaggaatatgaccaagagacaaggagtcctggtggtggaatgcgagtatacaagaaaagataaagataaaaaggaaatactttaaagagtggtctttatgccgcaatgtagataattggaaaaaatataaggcggctaagaaagagacaaaaagcggctgtaagtgaagcaaaaaacaagagcatatgatggtctctaccagtctttgggcacgaaagaaggagaaaaaggtatatatagaatcgcaaagagccgagaaagaagaacgagagatttggatcaagttaagtgcataaaggataaggatggagaggtggctcaagaggagaagattaatgaaaggtggaagagctacttctacgagttatttaatgagggacagaaaactcttccgagccttggtcgattatgcacaagggaagaagatcaaaactttgactactatcgaaggattcgagacttcgaggtaaaagaggctctaaagcagatgaaaaatggcagggcagtaagacctgataatatcccgattgagaTTTGGAAGGGTCTTAgagaaaaaggcatcaactggttaaccaagctttttaatgagattttaatgtcaaagaagatgcctgatgagtggagaaagagcaccttggtacctatctacaagaataagggggatatacaaagttgcagaaactatagagggattaagcttatgagtcatactatgaagttatgggaaagggtgatagaatggaggttgagaaaagagacacaagtaacagagaaccaatttggatttatgccaggaagatctaccactgaagtgatatacctattaagaaggatgatggagaggtatcgtagtaataaaaggggtctacatatggtgtttattgatttggaaaaagcgtatgatagggtaccaagagaggtcttatggaaggttctagaaaagaggagagtaaggatcgcatatattcgggcaattaaagacatgtatgatggggccacaactagtgtgaagactcaaagTGGTGTGACGGAAGAattccctattggtataggattacactagggatcatccttaagtcaataccttttcacattagtcttggaagtactcacaaagcacatccaagagcctgtgccatggtgcatgctttttgccgatgatatcgtccttatgggagagtcaagggaagacctaaataagaagttggagttatggagagaagctttagaagtgtatggtctgcgcataagccgtagcaagacgaaatatatggaatgtaagttcagtctAAAAAGGAAAAAccccaatatagaggtgaagattggagaaaccATCCTaggaaaagttaaaagttttaagtatcttgggtgcatcatacaggataatagagagattgaacaggatgtaaatcataggatccaagcaagttggtcaaaatggtggagtgcatctggttttatatgcgacaaaaaagtacatttaaaacttaaaggtaaattctattacaccgctataagaccggttatgctgtatggtacggagtgttgggcggctaaaggggagtacgaacataagctgagtgtggcagagatgaagatgttgagatggatgaatggtcatacgcgattggataaaataagaaatgaagatataagggagagagttggagtagcacccattgtggaaaagatggttgaatcgcgtctcaggtggtttggacatgtgagaagaagaccgatagaacatccagtcaggagggtggatgagatggaagatggacaaagggcgaaaggcagaggaagacctaagaagaccatccatgaggtggtcaaacgaaatctacatgtaaacagtctctctgtagacatgatacatgacagagcacaatggcgtcgtttgattcatgtagccgaccccacttagtgggacaaggctttgttgttgttgctgttttCGTGTGTTGATCAATAGAATGCAATATTAAATTCTTCAATATGGTTAGACTTTCGATTTTAGATGACATATATGCAAATAGTGAAAACATTCCAACTTTATTTGAAAGAATTATATGTGAATTTTCactattatttaatattttatccaTAACATTataagtgtatatatatattgatttttaaatatatGAAAGGTATAATATACAATTTCGTATTAACATGAAATTTTTTAGACATAATAATGTGTAACGTGTAAGTTTTTATTCCATCagctaatattttttataaaaaataatataaattaaaaattatttaatagtATGATCGAGATTAGTCTTTTGAAGATATATAAGagatgtatatattttttttaaaaagccgataatatatatatatatatatatatatatatatattaaaaataagggTAAACTATTAAAATGGTATTTAAAAGTTTATGTCActgacaaaaataatttttatagatataaataacaaataaattcttaaataatttaaaaatattaataaaataattaataaatattatgttttttataagtgacaaaaaaaatgtatttaataaacgatatatttatttaataattgaaaACTATTAAATGACAATTTAATCAAATACGTGAAATCATTTAATATTTCTCAAATATCAATCTTATAAGATTTTTTctatcataaaataaaaaatctttatttccaaataaaatttattctaaatttatattctaaaatcgtcttcttcttttttttttttttttgcgtcAGGGACAAGTTCACTGCTTCTCTCGGCGAACCTTATTATTATCACAAGGTTCGCCATTCCTCTCCGCGAACTTCATGTTAGATGTGAAATTTTCCGCCTCCACGACGAACTTCAAGTAGGCTTGCGCAAATATAAAAATCTGTGGTCCCcttttgtttttactttttcactCTTCCTCAATCTTATCCCCTCTTCTCTTGTAAGACTTTTCTTTTTGagtattttttaactttttatctcTTCAATTCGTCAATTTTAGgtaattctgttcttctattttttaaaaaaaatttaagttattattgtattattttatggttttaacatgtttattttattagattaagttttcttgttagttttgaattttagttagtttgattattatttagtttaattaatatatgatgAACGGAATTTTTGTGTGGTATAGAATTTTataaatgaaatctcgttgcaagtatagtttttAAACcgacaataatcctttcatacaaaaatttgtttgtcacaagtaacaaacccctaataaatctaataactgaagtatttaaacatcgggtcgtctctcaaaggaattacagggtagtgttcttgttattgggtatgagttgtatattttggggttttggatatgaaacatgaaaagtaaatggcaatgaaaatcaaataataaaacggtcttggcaaggtttggtggtcaaggatctctatccttatcactaatcacaacatgataattgcaaggatcaatcccattaaatcatcctctaactagtaaaggagaatcaaatgagctatatcaatccaagtccataggTCCTAACTattcactaattgaattaatgagAGATAGAGTCAATGGAcatcaatcatcaatcacttagatattagtaactcaagaattcctaagttaccttcccaagTCAAGAACATAAagttctactctaacatccttccaaatattttatcaaacacttggaaggcataaaaagaaagcatagtaaattgatagcaagaatgaattctaacaataattaattacaaagaatcaacaacaacaatcaaggaaaacacaattaacatgaattacctcaaattgcattaaaagaaaataagaaggaCAAGAGTAGATCAACTTACAAAGTATGGAAACAAAATGGAGTAAATTGCAACAAGAGAATAGGAGAACAAGATGTAGCAACatagaattgaaaggtagaagtagatgaaagcaaagattaaaacctagatctaagaaattCTAACTTAACCTAATCCttattctagagagaagagagagcttctctctctaaaaactaactctaaaactagatctaaagt is a window from the Arachis stenosperma cultivar V10309 chromosome 3, arast.V10309.gnm1.PFL2, whole genome shotgun sequence genome containing:
- the LOC130970445 gene encoding cold-responsive protein kinase 1-like gives rise to the protein MTCLPFIFGRKTTSAPKRDPDIDEELSGIQNVRLYSYKELKLASDNFSPSNKIGEGGFGSVYKGLLKDGKVAAIKVLSDESRQGVKEFLTEINVFSEIQHENLVELYGCCVEGNQRILVYNYLENNSLAQTLLGGGHSNVYFNWRTRTRICIGVARGLAFLHEEVTPHIVHRDIKASNILLDKDLSPKISDFGLAKLIPSYMTHVSTRVAGTIGYLAPEYAIRGQLTRKADIYSFGVLIVEIISGRSNTNTLLPKGNQYILETTWELYERRELIELVDISLNGEFDAEEACKFLKIGLLCTQSNPKIRPSMSCVVKMLTGEMDVDESNLTKPGLISDFMDLKIREQNSNDIKTSSSSKDTTISLPASGAENTTFTVNYDQSF